Part of the Hemitrygon akajei unplaced genomic scaffold, sHemAka1.3 Scf000139, whole genome shotgun sequence genome, acaccagtcagttcacactggggagaagccattcacctgctcagtctgtgggaagacattcactcagtcatccaacctacagacacaccagcgagttcacactggggagaagccgttcacttgctcagactgtggaaagggattcacacagttaggtAGCCTACAaacacaccagttagttcacactggggagcggccgttcacctgctcagactgtgggaagagattcaccacatcatctcacctagtgactcaccagtcagttcacactgcagtgagggatttcatctgttcagtctgtgggaagagattcactcagtcatctaacctacagagacaccagcaagttcacactggggagaagctgttcacctgctcagactgtgggaaaggattcactcgattattcaacctacagagtcaccagcgagttcacactggggagaggctgttcacctgcttagactgtgggaagggattcactcaggcaGCTCACCTatggagacaccagtcagttcacactggggagaagccattcacctgctcagtctgtggaaagacattcactcagtcatccaacttacagactcaccagcgagttcacactggggagaggccgttcacctgctcagactgtggaaagggattcacacagttaggtagcctacaagcacaccagttagttcacactggggagcggccgttcacctgctcagactgtgggaaagtattcaccacatcatctcacctagtgactcaccagtcagttcacactgcagagagggatttcacccgctcagattgtgagaagggattcactcagtcatctgatctgctggcacaccagtgagttccactggggagaggccgtcgaCCTGcgaatgtgggaaggcattcacacgatCATCTCATCTAttaaaacaccagcgagttcacaccacagATCATCTGCTCAGGCTTTGGGAAGAGATCCTCTCAACCGTCTCCaccaaggctgcatcattgtgttccactggggagaggccgttcacctgctgtgaatatgggaagggattcactcagtaatctaaccttgtaACACACGACCGGGTTCACATtagggagaaagtttcaataagctgtagGCTGGATATTTTTCTATCCCCATTGCTGAATGGAATTTCAAGAGTGACTGGGgaatctagtacaagagggcatgacgtaaggtttgcagggcgcccattcagaacagatatgcggagaatttttttttgtcagagggtggtgaatctatggaatttgttgccacgggcagcagtggaggccaagtcattgggtgtgtttaaggcagagattgataggtatctgagtagtcagggcatcaaaggttacggtgagaaggtgggggaatgggactaaagggcagattggatccactcatgatgaaattgtggagcagactcgatgggccgaatggccgaatctgctcctttgtgttatggtcttatgtgatttTTTTCTCATGTGTGTTATTCCTGTTTCTCCTTCTGTCCAAGGTCGTGTTAATCtcagtgggtttgagtgtaaGTAGTTTTTTCTAAACTtatcatttcagttcttacttatctttgtaaattttactgattgaaatgggactaagatattttcatttaaaaaagTCACTGTCGGT contains:
- the LOC140723827 gene encoding uncharacterized protein, which produces MAHKRVLTGEWPFTCSDCGKGFTCSSKLKIHQRIHTGEKLFTCSDCGKGFTQSSELKVHQRVHTGERPFTCSVCEKGFTTSSHLLIHLSVHTAVRDFTCSVCGKTFTQSSNLQRHQQVHTGEKLFTCSDCGKGFTRSFNLQSHQRVHTGEWLFTCSDCGKGFTQASHLRRHQSVHTGEKPFTCSVCGKTFTQSSNLQTHQRVHTGEKPFTCSDCGKGFTQLGSLQTHQLVHTGERPFTCSDCGKRFTTSSHLVTHQSVHTAVRDFICSVCGKRFTQSSNLQRHQQVHTGEKLFTCSDCGKGFTRLFNLQSHQRVHTGERLFTCLDCGKGFTQAAHLWRHQSVHTGEKPFTCSVCGKTFTQSSNLQTHQRVHTGERPFTCSDCGKGFTQLGSLQAHQLVHTGERPFTCSDCGKVFTTSSHLVTHQSVHTAERDFTRSDCEKGFTQSSDLLAHQ